CCTACTGCCTGAGCCACCGCGGCCGGGGGGTGGCCGCATGCCCAGCTTACCAGGATGCTCTGGACCTTGTGGCCGTTGTCCTCGGCCAGGGTGACATGGACAAAGCAGCGGTTGCCCACGTGCCGTTTGTAGCGCGGCCGTGAGCCACGGCGCTTTCGGCTGGTCCGGGTGGCCCTGGCTcggatggaggaggaagaggacgtTCCTCCCAACGCTGCCGTGACGGTGGAGCCGATCCGAGATGATGCGCAGGTCGACGGCCCCGGCTGTGGGGGACGGGAGGTCAGCAGAGGCCGGGAGCCTTGGGGCAGCTCGGGCTGCTCGAGAAGCTCCAGGAGGCTCAAGAAGGTCTGGACGAGGCAACGGGGCTCCACTCCTTGTGGgcacgggggagggggggcccagcaggcacaggaggggcggcgggagggcgagggccccagggagcagggctgggcagtCACCTTCACTTCCTGGCTGTCCTGGGCCTCCGGAACTTGGTCCAGGTGGATTCCCACCGCAGAGCCGGAGGAGCCAGCCACATGCGGGTGAGGAGAATCCGCTGCATCCCCGCCGCTCAGGTCAGGGCCACCCTGGAGCGGGACGCTGGAGTGGGCGGTGCTGCTGCCGCTGGACTCAGCGTCGGGGCCCTGGCGGCTGGATGGAGGCTCGGCTTACCTTGCGGGCCTCCCCTGACATGCCTGCCCACCTCTGCCCTGCTAAATCTGCACACGGCTAAGTCCTAGCTCCATCAAGAGGAGCCAGTGGGTCCTGACTGACTCGGAGCTCACGCTGCACCACCCCGTTGCCCAGAGAAGGAAACAGGCCCAGGGAGGGGGCGACTCTCCCAACCCCAGGGCTGGTCGGGAGTGGAGCTGGAATCCCGGCGCTCAGTGGCAGCAGGCCCCCCCCAGCCCACGCTCAGCCTGGAGCTCCCCTGAGCCCACCCTCGCCTGCCCCGCAAGGGGAACTCACTCTCCGCTCCAACGCTTGCTGCCTTCCGGGGGCTGTTGGGCCTGGAAGCTCTCACTGGCCGACTCGGGTGGCGGCTCCCACTCACAAGACAGGAGGAGGCTTCACGACAGGGGGCAGCAATCAGGTTCCTGGGAACCCCAGCTCGGGCTCCCTCCCAGGGTCCGCACAGCAGTTGGCGTCCGCATGCCCCGGCCTCCTCGGGCAGCAGGGCCTACGCGGGCCCAGGAGCCACCAGGGTGCTCTCGCCCCCACTGGGGCCTGATGCCCTCCTGGCCTCACCTGTCCTTCTGGCCGAGCTGCTCCATGGCCTCAAACCAGGCCCGGAAGCGCCCGTCGGGCACAAGGCAGTCGTAGCAGCAGCGCGCCTGCAGCTGCTGCAGCTCGGCCACCAGCTGGTCTTCCTGGGGTCAGACGGAGGAGGAGGCACTGCCGAGGCCTGGGTGGGCATGCCCGATGGGCCGGGGCCCGCAGGCTGGTTTGGCCCCTGGgttccccagccctcccctgccttccgggctctacctgccctcagggcCGAGTTCACacagctcctcctccaggaagtcggCCTTCCACCAGGTGAATCCCCACCCTCCCGAGGGACAGGGCGGCCCTATCTTTTTCCTCCAACTCCCCAGCAGTCTCCCAGGAAGCTGCCTGCAGCCTGGGGGTGCCCTGCCAGGAGGCTCTCTCTTgtccagccccacccccagccccaaccCCGCACTGCTGGCCGCAGCTGCTCACCTTCCTCCTTTCATCAAAATTCACCGTGGTCCCCTGGAAggcagagaggtcacatccgTCACCAGGGGTCCCCAGCCATTGCCCTGCCCATCGCCCCTGAGCCCTGGTCGCATGGCACGACTGTGGGTTCCACGGGCACAGGGCAGCCCAGACCAGGCAAGGACCCAGGCAGGCTTGTGGGCGCAGGAGTGGGGCCAGCCAGGGGAGCCCCAGGGCCCTCCCGGCCCagcctctgaccacagtggaaacATGCCCCAGGAACAGCCTGCGCTCACTCTGCCGCCACACGTCCACAGCATCCAGCTCCAGGGCGGCCGGCAGGCTCTCAGGAGACGCAGTGTGCCCACTGTTCAGTGCTCGGGGCTCGGGCCGGCCTCTCCTCCCAAGCCTCAGGGACCCCTTCCCACGCGGACCAGGCCCACAGGCTCACTCACATCCAGAAACTCCTGCATGACAGCGTCCACCAGCGAAAACCGAGTGAGGAATGTCCCCAGCCATGGGACAGTGCCCTGGATGGCACCCTGTGGCGTGGAGTGGGTGGGGATGAGTGCAGGCGCTCGGGGGCCCCCAACACCCCGCCCTGACCACCCCACAGGCTCAGACTCCTAGGACCACCCAGCATCACCCCAACACACGCTTGGGCACCCAGCTGTCACCCCGAAGTTCCCCGCCCGGCCTCCAAGGACCCCAAACTCCCCTGCAGTCACCTCCCAGCATCGGCGTTTCTTCCATCACAAGcccacaccccgccccacccAGTCCCCCAGCCTCggctcttccaggctcttgctctGACTTGCTGCCACTAGTCCCCGAGGATTCCCTCGGCTCCCGGCCCTCAAGCTTCCAGGGGAACAGACATGGAAGGGAGGCTGCCTGGGTTCAGAGGCCCAGGAGGGATGGCTGGGAGGAGGGCCCCACCCTGACTTGGAGGCCACCCACCCTGGCCCCCTGGCAGGAGCCACCCCCAacccctcctgctgctgctgctgcttctgggctCTGTTGGGCTTCGTGTCCAGGGTGGCAAACTCGGGGTTCCCCTCCTGTCAGGATTGAGCAGCTCGGGATCAGTGAGGCCCTCGGCCCCTCCCCGTTGTCCCTGGGGCCTTGGACCCCTGGACCAAGTGGGCAGGTGGAAATCTGCTGCCCCCACGTGCCGCAGGTGCCCTGGGGGCCTGGTGCAAGCAGCCTGGCCTCCCTGAGCCTGTGTGGACATCTGGGACGTGACCACAAAGACCTGACCCCTTCTCGGGAGTCCAGAGGCCTCGGGCATGCATGACAGTGGCACAGATGCTCTGGCCATCCCTCTCCCCTCTCGGAGTCCCGGGAACGCTCAGCCACGCTCCTTTTCTCCCGTCAACCCCGCCAGCTGGCCATGAGGGCGGCGCCGCTGGATGCTCGTGCTTCCATTCAGCCGGATGCGCTCGGGGTGCCGAGGACGGGCGGCTCCCTCCGGCCGGAGGCCTTGTCTGCTCTGACGTCTCCCCACAGCCCACCACTGCCAACAGCTGTCCGCTTCTCCCGGCCTCTGCGCGTGGATGTGCGAGGGGCCTCGTGTCGTCTCAACCGTGGAGCTGGAGGGTGGGCTGTCCGGGGAGGCCTAGTTGAGCAGATACTGCCTGCCCCAGCCCACACGACTGAAAACCCAAAGGCTGCCCGAGGTCCACACACAGGCGCCCCCTCCCGGGGGTCCACTCGGGATGTTCTGCCTGCAGGGGCACCCTGTCCTCCAGCTGCACAGCTGGACACTCAGTACTGGACATTGAAGTTGTGCTGCGTCTTCTAGATGAAGCTTCTAGTTTCAGTCAGAAAGGACCCGCCGTGGTTGCCCGTCTCCCAAAGACTTCTCCTAGCTCCTGGACACGAGCCATTCAGAACGAGGCGCAGGTCTGAGACCCCCATGTGGATGGAGACTTCTCTTCCTGACGgttcatcatctcctcctggaacatcccagccccccaccaccaccaccaccacgtcCGAGCACTAACCCCGGCCTATGGCCCGGTagctgccccccacctgcccacgaACCAGGCAGAtccctcttcatcttcctccagaAGAGACCAGACAGGATGTTTGCAAAGAAACACCCAGGGAAACACTCACAagcccccctcctgagccctggccCCCCTGCCTGCTCTTCACCTGGGAGATCAGCTCGCTGCCCAGGGAGGCGTTGATCTCAGTGGAGACCATCCCAGACAGTGTCTGAAAGAGGCGGAAGCTggccctgggggagggcaagaaggaaggagaaaggtgggagtgggtgggagcGTCCAGGGGACAACCCACTACGCTGGAGCTGGGTCCTGGGACCCGGACTGCCTGGGTGGGTGGTGCTGAAACTGGCCAGCTCCGAGCACTGCAGGACAGCGTGGGCTTGGGAGCTGAGCTCTCAGGCGGGCACCGCGGGGACCCCCACTCCTAGTTGACAAGCGGCTGGTGTTGACAGGGGGAGCTGTCCCCTGGACAGAGCGGGCTGCTGACCAGCACACCCTGGACGTGCTCTCATCTGGCTCGACTCTGTGCCTGACCGCGGATGGCACCAGTGTTGATGCACAACAGCTGACCTCAGGTCCTGGCGAGACCTGGCGCCCCAGCCCACCTGGCCCCTGCCCAGGTCCCGCTGCCTCCAGGTTCCCTGCAGGGCGATGCCCAGCCTCCCGCGGGGCCCCCGGTCCCCCCCGGCGTCCCCTGGAGAGAAGCCCGCCCACCTGGAAACTTCCACCCATGTCTTCTTCTGACAGCCAATCGCATGGCTTTCGAGAGCAGAGAGGATGGCGTGGCCTGAGAAGTTGCGGAGCATTCGGCActcctggggagggagaaagaataggCCGTGAGAGGTGGTCTGAGCGTGCCCTGCTCCTGCTCCAGCCCCCTCAGCTGACCTCCCCCTCTGGATGAGAGACTCCCAAGGAGCCCCTGAGGGCGAGCCGGGGCCCCAGAGCGGGACCCCACGCTCCACCTGAGGGAAGAGCCTGGGGGGACGTGAGGAGgaaggagggctgtgctccaggcAGCGCAGGGCCCGGAGGCCGAGAGTCCACCAGAGCGCAAGGGGTCCAGGATTCCAGAGAGGGCCCCAGCACGCACCCTGGCCACCTCgatccagtgctccaccaccctggccTTGTCTGCGGCCTTCATGCTGGGGTCCCCGAGGCAAGTGGCCACGACGCAGTTGGCCACATGGTTGAACTGGCTGATGACGGCGCGCACGGTGGGCACCACGTGCTCCTTGCCCTTCTGGTGGCGCTGGGACCAGATGGAGCCCAGGCAGTGGTGgggcaccaccttcttgaacagctcctggggaggaGGGCAAGTCAGCCGGCCACGCCCACCCCCAGCTCAGATCCCGCAGGCCTCTGTCCGGGGTCATCGTCACAGCAGTGTGTGTGGCAGGGACGGCTAGTGTCCTAGGTCTCCTCTCCAGAGGCCCAAGTGCTGGCTTGGGCTCAAGAAACTCGCCCAGGGAACAAGGCTGGCAGTGGACCAGGGCTTTGACCCAGATCCGAAGATTCGGGATCAGGGTGGGGAAGGCTGGGGCGGCAGGTCCTGGGAGGAAGGTACCCCCAGCTCCACCCTGCCGAGCCCTGCTGCTCACCGCATCCATGAGCAACagctgctctgccaccagctcGGGAGGGAAGGCCAGGAGCTCAGGCTTCTGCTCATGCAGACCGTCCCCGCAGGGCCCAGGCCAGGGGCAGGAAGGCTGTGGGGGGGCAGCCCCTCCTGCTGCTGAGCTGACCTCTGGCCATGGCTCAGGTGCTGCCGCCAGACTTTCCTCCCCCTCGAGAGCTGTTGCTCCTGAAGGTGCCTGAACCAGCTGGAGCTGCAGAGTGGGCACTGGAGTGACCTGTGCAGGTGGCACTGGAGGTGGCGGTGGGACCGCCTCCCCCTCACCAACCAGTGGTGTGGATGGGGCTGCCCCTGCAGACGGGGCCGGCTCTGCCTCCGTAGGAAGCACTGGCGCTCCCTCCACaggtggcagtggaggtggcCCCGAGGCATCTTCCAGCTCCCAAGCCGGCGCTTctgctgctggaggagcaggctCTCCCTCGAAAGTGGGCAGTGCCGATCCGTGGAGCGGTGGCGAGGCAGATGGAGCCAGACTTGCCCCCGGGTCTGCAGCTCCTGCTCCTGATGGTGCTGCAGCTGCTCGCGGCTCCTGAGCAGCTGCTCCGGCTGACCGGGTCGGATGGTCTAGCTCCAGGGAGGGCACGGGCCCCATCTCTGTGGGGGGCAGCTGTGGTGGTGTAGGAGCCACCTGCAGCTCAGGAGCTGGCACCATGGCACGGAATGCATCAGACTCTATTTGCACAGCAGGCGCTGGTGCCACCTCGCTAGCTGGCAGTCCAGGTGGTGATGGAGCCGACTCTGGCTCTGGACCTGTGTCGGCCACAGGGGCTGGAACTGGAGCTGGCAGTCGCACTGGAGGCATCGGTGGCTCTGGAGCTGACCAGGGAGCTGGACAAGAGGCAGTTTCCCCACCATGAATGGCTCTGAGTGTCATTCCAAAAAGAGAAGATCCCACTCCCTCTAGGGGAAGATCCTGCCCAGGAAAGTGCTCCCGCCTGCAGGCTCCCAGGGGACGTGTCTGGGGCTCCGCCTTGCTCGCAGCCCGAGGGCAGCCTCTGCTGGCTCCTGCCTCTGCGGTGCAATCCCGGCCCCTGGCCCACAAGCTCACATGCCCCAACCCCGAGGCCCCTCACCCTCCGGCTCTGCCTCCGTGGGCTCCGGGTGTGTCATCTGCACAAGCAGAAGCGTGACACAGCGCTGCAGGCCAGAGCCCGGCAGGTGCTCCTGAGCGTGGGCCGCCAGAAGCTGGAGGCAGGGAGCGTCCAGGGGCTGCAGGAAGTCCTCCCAGTACTGGTCCATCCAGGtgcccagcagggagcagagggtgctgagggcaggggggcaGCACGGTCAGATGCCGGCCTTGCCCTCCACGCTGCCCCCAGGGACCCTCCCACTCCACACAAAGTCCACGAGGACAGCAAGGGTGCTGACTGGCCTGGCACCAGCCCGGTGctgacacacagtaggagctTCAGCACTGGGTGAGTGCGGAGGGGGAAGGGCCCGTCCTCCCGCCCCAGGCCCTCGCGGCCCCCCCCAGGAGCGTCTGCCCGAGGAGCTGCCTCATCTTCCGCCTGGTGTCGTGTGTGTCTCCCCTTCCCACGGACactgcccccccgccccgccacccctgcaggaggcagacaggactgaggCCCCCGGCAGATTGGCAGCAGGCCGCTCACCACCTCTCGTCCGTCCGGGGTCTGCGTGAAGTGGTGTTTGGGagcctgggggctgggagggggcagaggaCAGGAATGAGCCCCAGGCCTCCTGTGCAGACAGTGCCCCAGGACCCACCTCAGCTTCCTTACTCCttggcaaggggagggggaagtcCTCTGGGCTCAGCCTTCCAGGGGACCAGGGGACGGAGGATGCATGGCCCCAGACCCTGCCTAGTCGTACCCCGCCACCCACCACCCAACTCCCCACGATGGGGTCTGGGCGCGAGAGCCCCTCGCCCTCACCCAAAGTGCCTACGTTTTCACGTCAAGGCGTCCACGAGGCTCGCCCCTCCCACCGAGGTCACCTCCATACCTAGGGGAGACCGTGAGGTTGTCACAGCTGCTGGCTGAGTGTCCCCCCTGCTGAAAATGATTCGGCCTATTGCCGGCGGCCCCCCTCCAAAGGCACCCAGAAGGCAGGatctttggtctgctgtgtccgcTGTATGATGCCAGGTGCTGAAGGGAGCGCATGCACTGAGTAGACACGTGCCGGctaccaggggaagggggagccCTCAGCAGCACCTCCTCAGACCCGGGGTGGGCCTGGACCCCTCTGGCAGCCCACAGGGATCCCTGCTCTGACCACACCAAGGTTGGAGGCCTGAAAGGGCTCGAAGACCTCcctgaaaaatgagaaaactgggagCGAAGGGGGCGAGGCTGAGAGCCTCTTCCCT
Above is a genomic segment from Dasypus novemcinctus isolate mDasNov1 chromosome 9, mDasNov1.1.hap2, whole genome shotgun sequence containing:
- the LOC131279661 gene encoding ral guanine nucleotide dissociation stimulator-like; translated protein: MPTQEDQLVAELQQLQARCCYDCLVPDGRFRAWFEAMEQLGQKDSLLLSCEWEPPPESASESFQAQQPPEGSKRWSGDRQGPDAESSGSSTAHSSVPLQGGPDLSGGDAADSPHPHVAGSSGSAVGIHLDQVPEAQDSQEVKPGPSTCASSRIGSTVTAALGGTSSSSSIRARATRTSRKRRGSRPRYKRHVGNRCFVHVTLAEDNGHKVQSILVTDQDRAPAMIRKALEEHKLAGEQPADYQLVQIISGDGTLQILDGANVYYAMAPSPDYRFLLLRKSTPLVAEGKERALSALSGESAEGAQVHLAKLFC